CGGCCGATATGGGCGGCTGTCCTTCAAAAACGGCGTCAATACCGGCAAGGGCGTCGGCGAGGCGTCCGGGTCGCCCCTTGTCGTTGATCTGGGAGACAACTCATGAGAATGGCAGCCACGCCATCATCGCCCTTGTTAAAACCTCCGCCCAGGGTTCGATACAAAATTATCTTCGTGGCATTAATCCGGCAGCCACAGTATGACAGGTCAACCGCCAATTCTGGATGATATCGGCTATTAGATCGATTGTCAGGACATGATCTCAAGGACGGACCCTCTTTTCAAGATTCCTGCAAAATTGGCTACGATACTGGCGGTTGTCCCCCAAATCAGCTCTCCCCCAACGTTAAATTCCGGGAAATAGTGTTCCTCACACAAGGCTCCGTAATCCGAACCGATGGATGCATCGCTCGATAAAAATGACGCAAGTGGGACTTCGATGATTTTTTCCACCTCGTCCGAATTGATTTTGAATCGGTATGGATAGGGTATGGTCCCAACAAAAGGATGAATGATAAACGGCGGGGCGTAGGTCATGGATTCATCAAGAGGTCCGAGCACAATCACATCCTTCGGTTGAAGACCGATTTCTTCCCACGACTCCCTCAGAGCCGTATACTCAGGACTGGGGTCTGCCCCATCGACAACACCGCCGGGAAACGACACATGACCGCCGTGATACCTGACATGTGACGCTCTTTTTGTAAAAAGCACCGTGAGCTCGCCATTTTTTAGAAAAATTGGCACCAATACGGCCGCAGGTGTAGATATGGTCCTGATCCCGGGCATGGTTTTGATGTTTCGATGAGAGAGGGCTTTGGCGATTAGCTCGAAAATGTCATTGTGTTCCTGTGCCATTGAACGGAGACCTGATTTTTTTCACAATCTGAAACATGAACCTGACCTAGTGCCCATCCACAAATGACCAATTGTCCCGATATCGGCGTTGCGCGAAAAATTTAATCCTCGGAATATCGACCATATGCCTGCGGTTAAATTTTTCGCGCGCCTTGATCTCGACCCAATTTGCCTATTTGTGGACGGACACTACCTAGCACAAAAAGCATTAAATCTACCAGCACTTGATTTCCGGTCTTCACCATCGCATGCCTAAGCGGTTTGAAAGGTTTTTGATCGTATCACGCGCATTGAAAGCGGCAGACGCTTTTTTCCGGAAAAGGGGGGGGCAGGACCCATGGTCTGGATCCTGCCCCGGTAGGTAGGAGGAAGCAGAACGGTTTGGCTTTCTTGATCAGCTTCAACGAGACTATAGCAAGTCAAGATGACCCCACCATGACCGCAAGATGATCATATGGCAATGTTTTCAAGTGCATTTATTGACAGCCAAAAAGAGGTGCTGGTACTTTTCACGGAATCATCAATTGGCCGCAAGCGGGAGGTAGATCGCCACGCGGGTGCCTGTTCCTGGTTTAGAGTCTACGTTGATCCACCCATTGTGGTTTTTGATGATGCCGAAGACTGCCGCCATGCTGAGACCGCGCCCTTCAAATTTTGTGGAAAAGAAGGGTTCGAAGATACGGCGTTTCGTTTCTTCGTCCATGCCTCGCCCATTGTCTTCAATTTCAAGGCACAGAAAAGAGCCGCAGCGGTCGCCATCGTCGATTCGGCTGCCGTCCACGATGAAGCCGCGAGCGGTTATGATGCCCGTTGCGGAAATGGCCTCGACGGCATTTTCAACCACAGCCAGAATGACCATGCGCAGTTGGATGGTATCCACTCGAACCGAAATCGATTCGTCCGCCAATTCGAGTGAAAATGTGACCGCTGGTTTCAGCATCCGTTGAATCGCGGGCTGAGCATCTTGAATAAGCTCCTTGAGCGTTACGATGCGGGTCATTGATTTGCCACCCTGAGCATACGCCAGGAGATTGTTGGTTAAATAGCGCATGCGTTCGGCCACCGGATGAATGCGTTCGATGTAACCTGCGATTTTGGATTCTTTATCGATGCTCATAGATGCCAGATCAATGTAGCCGATCAATGAAGTCAAGGCATTGTTGAACTGGTGGGCAATACCGCCGGCCAGTTTGGCGATTGCCTCCATGTTTTGAGTTTGCAGGATTTGTTTTTCATACATGACCAGGCGCTGGGTTTTTTCCTCGATCATCGCTTCCAGTTCGCGTTTCTGCCGTGTCAGCATGCTGGAGTATTCTAAGCTCTCAATGGAATTGGCGGCATTGCGAAGGATGATCGACAACATTTCGAGGGAGGTGTCCGGCAGCTGTCCATCCTTTTCCGGAAATACGCCGACGAACAACCCTCTGATTCGGGAGCAGGTGGACAGAACGTGCAGAAAAAGCTGTCGGTTGCTGTGGTTTGAAAACAGTGTGATGCCTCGCCGTTCGCGGATCGCCCAGGCCACGCTGCCATTTTCGATCAGGTAACTTAATTCGGCTTCACTGCTATTTTTTGTATCGATGGGCGAGCAGGACGCCAATCTGAGGTCAGAGGTTTCCTCGTCAACCAGATAGAGGGCACGGGTTTCGAATTCGATCAGCCGTTCGATCCGCTCCAACGCTATTTCCACCACCACCTGGGCCGAGCACTGGCCGCTGACTTCCTTTTGAAAATCTCCCAGGGACAGCGCCAGTTCAATGGCATGATGGATGAACTGGCGGCTTCTTTCATCCCCATTTGCATGTCTGATCTGGTTCTCATGGATATGTGTCGCGTCCAGCATCGCTCTCAGCCTTCGAAAACCGTCTTGAGGGGAGCGAGTTGAAGGGTGGCCTGGCGGATCAACGCAGGTATGGCGCAGGCCGAAATTCCGATCCCATCGAGCACGGAATAGTCGAAACAGGGGATCGTCAGCTCTCCGCTGTTGCCGATACCTGTTCCATGAACCAGGAGATCGGCCAACTGGATAATGCCGGCCTTGGTTGGATCCGGTGATTTGGACGGCGTATGGTGGTGGACGATGTTGGCCTCCAGCTCGTCCGGCAACCGCCATTTTCTGATCAGATGGCGGCCGATCTGTGTATGGTTCAGTCCGAGGATTTCCCTTTCAGCCTGGTAAAGACAGCGATCTGATGATCGAGCCGAATGGATCGCTTCACGGGCATGGTCTGGGTAGTATTTGAATACGATCAATTTGCCAATGTCGTGCAACAACCCGGACACGAACAACTGTTCCGTATCTTTTATGTTTTTCAGGGCGGCCAGAATACGGGCCACGATGCCGCATGCCAGGCTGTGGCGGGTGAAGTCCCGCACATCCAAAAATTCCCGGGGAATATCTTTAAACGCATTCATGACACAGATGCCTAACGCAATCCCGGAAATTTGTTTGGTGCCGATGATCGTTACGGCTCTGGATATGCGGTCTATTTTGGATGGGAACCCATAGAACGCGGAATTGACAAGTTTAAGAAGAACAGCCGACAAACTGGGGCTTTTGTTGACGACACGGGCCACATCATTCGACGTGGAAAGCTCGTCTGCAATGACATCGTTGAGTTCTTGTACGATAACCGGCGCTTCCGGCAGTTTTTCATCGATTTTCCGGATGAATCCACCGATATCCTTTGGCCTGCCCGGCATCGCTTGGGCGGGTATTTTCAGATGAATCGGCATTGGAGATGGGGTGTAAGCACCCCCTAATCGATAGGCCACGGAGGATTGATAGATTTCTCTGATGATCTTGTGATTGAGGTCCAGATGCTTGAATACGGCGTCGACGGCTTGTTGCGCCTGTTGTCGCTTTTCCGGGTCCTCAACCGGCAATTCACAGGCTTTGTGTTTTACGGTGCCGACAATGTTGACTTCGTTCACGCCCCAGATTTTGAGAACACGGATATGTTTTGAGACGATTTTTTGCCCCCTGGACAGCAGTAAGCGGGTGTTGATATCGAGTACATCCTCACTCAATACCATGCCCGGTTCCAATTGATCGACTGCGATGTTCGCCATATAAGGGCCTGTTTTCGATATAGGGTGGTCCCCATGTCAGTATCCAGGGGAACCGATTCAACTCCCTGCTATTGTGTCATTATCGGTCCAGTCGAATGAAACTTGAAAAGAAAGATTCATCTGTGGTTTTTTTTGCTATTGTCATGATTAATAAGGATAGGTAGGGTTGAAAAAGATCAATGCGGAATATGACCGGCGTGAATGATAAACTTATCAGGATCTGGAGTGTTGGCTTCACGTAAAATGGAAAATTCCCGCCCGCTATATAATAGTCGCATATTTCAAAGTTTTATCGATTATTTGCGCACGGCTCGTCCCGATCTCAACAGCCTGGAATTTCTTGACTATGCCGGTATCACGCCAGAAGAGTTGGTGGACACCGCTCATTGGTTCACCCAGGAACAAGCGGATCGATTCTATCAAATCATTGCCGAAAAATCGGGTGACGAGGATATCGCCCGCAAAGCGGGCCGATTCAGCGCCTCGTCCGCCGGCATGGCCTCGTTTCAACACTATGTGGTCGGGCTCTTGAATACCGAGACCGCCCTGCTCTCCATGGCGAAAATATTTCCTCTGTTCACAAAGGGGGCGACCGTCAAAGCGAAAAGGTTGGCTCCCGGCAAAATCGAAATTGTTTCCACGCCCAAAACCGATGTCGATGAAAAGCCCTATCAGTGTGAAAACCGCATGGGCAGTATCGAGGCCCTGCCCAAGTTGTTCACCAATGACTATGGCCATATCGAACATCCATCCTGTTTTCATAGGGGCGCGGAGGCGTGCCACTATATTGTCTCATGGGTTGATCCGAAATCGCTCAAGATAAAATTGTGGCGCAACTACGCACTGATCGGCTCGTTGATGTTATTGGCACCTTTTTACATCGTTTTGCCGACCGGCTCTTTCTTCTTTCTCGCTACTTTTTTCCTCTGTCTAGATATTGCGTTGGAGGTCGTCTATACCCGTACCAAAATCAAAGAGCTTGAAAAAATCGTGGAGCACAGCCGCCAGGCTGCTGAAGAGCGCATCGAGATGGCGCATACCAGTTACAATAACTCTTTGCTGGTTCAGGAGATCGGGCAAGCCACGGCTGAAATTCTCAATGTCGACGATCTGATGCACAAGCTCGCCGACCTGATGTGCCATCGGCTCGGTTTCGATCGAGGGCTGATCCTGCTGGCCGATGAAGCGGAGACTC
This Desulfatitalea tepidiphila DNA region includes the following protein-coding sequences:
- a CDS encoding NUDIX hydrolase — protein: MAQEHNDIFELIAKALSHRNIKTMPGIRTISTPAAVLVPIFLKNGELTVLFTKRASHVRYHGGHVSFPGGVVDGADPSPEYTALRESWEEIGLQPKDVIVLGPLDESMTYAPPFIIHPFVGTIPYPYRFKINSDEVEKIIEVPLASFLSSDASIGSDYGALCEEHYFPEFNVGGELIWGTTASIVANFAGILKRGSVLEIMS
- a CDS encoding two-component system sensor histidine kinase NtrB — encoded protein: MERIERLIEFETRALYLVDEETSDLRLASCSPIDTKNSSEAELSYLIENGSVAWAIRERRGITLFSNHSNRQLFLHVLSTCSRIRGLFVGVFPEKDGQLPDTSLEMLSIILRNAANSIESLEYSSMLTRQKRELEAMIEEKTQRLVMYEKQILQTQNMEAIAKLAGGIAHQFNNALTSLIGYIDLASMSIDKESKIAGYIERIHPVAERMRYLTNNLLAYAQGGKSMTRIVTLKELIQDAQPAIQRMLKPAVTFSLELADESISVRVDTIQLRMVILAVVENAVEAISATGIITARGFIVDGSRIDDGDRCGSFLCLEIEDNGRGMDEETKRRIFEPFFSTKFEGRGLSMAAVFGIIKNHNGWINVDSKPGTGTRVAIYLPLAAN
- a CDS encoding HDOD domain-containing protein; the encoded protein is MANIAVDQLEPGMVLSEDVLDINTRLLLSRGQKIVSKHIRVLKIWGVNEVNIVGTVKHKACELPVEDPEKRQQAQQAVDAVFKHLDLNHKIIREIYQSSVAYRLGGAYTPSPMPIHLKIPAQAMPGRPKDIGGFIRKIDEKLPEAPVIVQELNDVIADELSTSNDVARVVNKSPSLSAVLLKLVNSAFYGFPSKIDRISRAVTIIGTKQISGIALGICVMNAFKDIPREFLDVRDFTRHSLACGIVARILAALKNIKDTEQLFVSGLLHDIGKLIVFKYYPDHAREAIHSARSSDRCLYQAEREILGLNHTQIGRHLIRKWRLPDELEANIVHHHTPSKSPDPTKAGIIQLADLLVHGTGIGNSGELTIPCFDYSVLDGIGISACAIPALIRQATLQLAPLKTVFEG